The window GAGAAGATTGTAGCGCAACAGTTAGAGATGTTGTTTTGTTGAACCCGGGCAGACATGTTGTTCGTGGGGCtcttctcactcactcactcactcacaccttTCTCAACGATCTACGTGTCTCAGTAACGTCATAGCAGTTTTACAAGGACTAGAGGTGGGGGCTGTTATCTTGAATGAGTGGGGTActaatgtgtgtgcgtgtccgtgtgcgtgcgcgctccAGACGAACAGGAGGGCAGTGTGGACGTTCGGCCTCTCGGCACCCTGAAAGACGCCGCCCTGGACATGAGGACCCCTGCCGTGAAAGCCACAGGTAGGGCAACTACACAACTGGGGGTAGCGCTTAAGAATGCGTCCTGCAACCCGAAGGTTGTTGGTCCGGGCTGCGTTCTCCTTTACCGCCGACATTAACGTAAGCTCTCGAATCCTTTGCCTTTACTTGCAAATGAATGTGACCGACCGCTCATTTTGACGTGCTGCTTCCAGAGGGCTTGTCTCTGTTGGGGGCCTACGAAGACAGcgacgaggaggaggaaaacGGTGCGCACCCGGCACCTGCCAAGGTCAAACACCACCAGTCTACCGACATCGACAGCACTCTCGCCAACTTCATGGCCGTGAGTGTGGCTCTCCTCCGGGTCTTCAATTCGGCATTCTTCCGTGGTTGTTTGACTTTGCGTTGCGGTCAGTTTAGTCTGCATTGGGGTTCATCGCTGCGTTTACGTATTTCTCCTTTACTTCAATTGCCAAACAGGAAATTGACGCCATTACCATGCAACCAGCTCAGTCATCGGAGGAGCAGCCCACAGCAAACCCCCCGGCTCCTACGCCACCTCGACCGGACCCCAAAGACCACCAACACGCCACTTCCGAGCAGTTGGGGGCAGGGGCGGAGTTCCAGTATGACACACAGTATTCACTAGCGGGGGGTGAGTGCTCCATGCCGGCGACCTGTGGTCAGTTGTTTTGGTCAAATTCCTGCCCAGCATCCTCTTTCATGGTGTGCATTGTGTAACCTCGTTGTGCTTCCAGTGGGCGTGGAGATGGGAGACTGGCAGGAGGTGTGGGACGAGAACACGGGCTGTTACTACTACTGGAACACGCAGACAAACGAGGTGGCCTGGCAGCTACCCCACTACCTGGCTGACCAGGTGCAAGGCCTGCAGCAGTACGCAGACAGGTGGGCGGAGCAAGGCACGCACCCGGCCCGCCTCGGCGCTGGCATTAGGGTCAAAGGCTAAGTGCACAAATGTCGACAAAGTCTCATTTACCTGTCCCCCCTTAGCTCGGCTGTGGTTGTCAACGGCAACGGGGCTGCGCAGACTGCTTCTGTGTACTCTGGACAGCATTCCGCAGTTGCCACAAGTGCATCCGCCACCttgaaagaggggaaaaagaagGTAAGTAACTTCGGTTTAACCTTCCTTTGTGACTCAGTGCAGCAAGACACCTGCAACGATGTACTCATTTTTACTGCTCaattactggagtaatttagggtaagttcatTGCTCAGAGATACtccagcaggagtggggattcaaacccaggtacTTCCATTGCACCTACATTACGAGTGTTACGCAGGCCtgtattacatttgttttacagaaaaggTCGCAACAAATGAATCCAGAAGTATATTATTCCAAAATGCTCACTGTTTACTCACAGGTTTATATGGTGCAAcatgacaaattgactgtaggCAGGATTCGCCTGTCTGCTGATGTAAGGCACTCTTTTCCtgtgatgtacgtcgcttcggagaacagcgtctgccaaatgagtaaatgtgccTGTAAATGTACATGACTGGCTGACCTAACGTGTCTATAGATCTCTGGCCGTGTGTCGCCGTGTTGAATCTGATGGTCCTGGATGtacattgtttgtttgtaatttgtgtGTTGCCTGTGCTGCCAGGAGGTGATAGACAGTGTGGTGGCCCTCaccagcgaggaggaggagaggcgaGGTGTGGCAGCATCTCTGCTGGCCCCGCTGATTCCACAAGAAGTGAAGGAAGCAGAGGAGAAGTGGAGGAAGAAGACGCTCGGGCTGGCCGAGGAGGTGCCGGAGGGCCTGCTCAACTCGGAGGGAGAGTGCGCCCGGCCCCCAGCGTCACCTCCGGCTGGAGAGGTACAGGCCCATTCCCAAGGTGGCCACCGCAGCAGGACCCAGTCGCCAGCGAGCTCTGAAGATGAGGAGGTGGAAGAGGCTGAGGAAGACACGATGGAGTTGGAGCTGGTGCTGGAGCGGAAGAAGGTAAGTGACTGAAAGCTTTGGGATCCTTCTTGGTCACTAGCTGTGGATTCCAGGTGCCCTGCTGTTTACCTTGGTGTCATTCAGAAGTATCTCACGACATCTCTGGATTCACTGTAATTTTGAGCCTGTATCCCCCAAGGCTGAGCTGCGTGCCCTAGAAGAAGGTGACGGAAGTGCAGGGGGATCTAGTCCCTGCTCTGAGACAAGCCAGGAGGGCACACGGGGGTTGCTGCTCAGGAAGACCAAGTGGAAGACGGCCTTTCTGCGGGCACCCAGCCCCGATTCCAGCAGCCGTGGTTCGGGAAAGACCGGGAGGGAAACTCCAGAGCAGCCTGACTCAGGTGGGTGCCACTGGGATGCACCTTCTAACAGTGGCTCACCTGACTCAGCTTGCGTGTGACATGCACGTGACATGCATTGGTTTGTCAGGATTCTGAGAGGGAAATGGctcatttaaataacttttgtCAGCCCTCAGAAAGGATAGTACGAGATCATGTTGGTGTATTTGGTTGCATGCTTTGACAAATAACTTTGTTGATTTCTTTGTGCATGTGTTGGGTATCTGCAGTAGATTCCAGAACATCAGAGAAGCCAGGGAAGGAAGACCCAAAAGAGATGGACTCATCGGTggaaaaaactaaactgaaaacGGCCTCAACGGAGGAAGAGGAACTTGCTGACCTCAAGGTATCATTAAGTGGATCTTATCAaagaaatcagtgtaagaaatGATaccatttcccacaatgcactgcctGTCCATCTGCAGCCTTCCTAGAAGTCACTCCAACATGTcttactggatttttttttttttttggctgatgtGTGAATTAGACCAAAATGAATACAGGCAGGACTGACAAGCTGATGGCTCATTTACTTTGGTGGTTCTTTCACAGTTTCAGATCGGAGAGCTTGCCAACACCTTGACCAGCAAAATGGAGTTCTTGGGAATAAACAAAAAGGCCATTACTAACTTCCAGCTGCTGCTTATACAAACTGAGGTGAGTTTTCTTTCACTGTTCTGGTCAAGT of the Scleropages formosus chromosome 7, fSclFor1.1, whole genome shotgun sequence genome contains:
- the fnbp4 gene encoding formin-binding protein 4 isoform X2 produces the protein MGKKTRTGTSRRPILQLSPPGPRGVSREETLGSASEDEQEGSVDVRPLGTLKDAALDMRTPAVKATEGLSLLGAYEDSDEEEENGAHPAPAKVKHHQSTDIDSTLANFMAEIDAITMQPAQSSEEQPTANPPAPTPPRPDPKDHQHATSEQLGAGAEFQYDTQYSLAGVGVEMGDWQEVWDENTGCYYYWNTQTNEVAWQLPHYLADQVQGLQQYADSSAVVVNGNGAAQTASVYSGQHSAVATSASATLKEGKKKEVIDSVVALTSEEEERRGVAASLLAPLIPQEVKEAEEKWRKKTLGLAEEVPEGLLNSEGECARPPASPPAGEVQAHSQGGHRSRTQSPASSEDEEVEEAEEDTMELELVLERKKAELRALEEGDGSAGGSSPCSETSQEGTRGLLLRKTKWKTAFLRAPSPDSSSRGSGKTGRETPEQPDSDSRTSEKPGKEDPKEMDSSVEKTKLKTASTEEEELADLKFQIGELANTLTSKMEFLGINKKAITNFQLLLIQTETRIADWREGALNGNYLRRRLQEAAEHIKHYELNATPKGWSCHWDREHRRYFYVNERTAASQWDFPVEEEGVDEKGSDLKDAASPLPGTRGQGEAKPPAEPPTTQPGPPAYTSPPSMQAGLSSYWSVSQLPQPPLPPDDPPPPSDYPPPPPPPPESPPPPPPPPLSDDGEIEEVEMEDEEGEPPAPGTEEDGTRKPPMPTVVSAIKASESAASPSAPVKGTKRKASNSSHLHKAVTIGSSPILYSQATAAAAPVISAPVYWNMVATAQPVPPAETTPPPVPVPPSQPAPPLAPLSATADSMSGKAAATEKPKKIKKDKMKKSKTKMPSLVKKWQSIQRELDEEEKSSSSDEDRDQLNFKRIEEWKQQQLASGKAGKNANFEALPEDWRERLLKKRKLTHST
- the fnbp4 gene encoding formin-binding protein 4 isoform X1 translates to MGKKTRTGTSRRPILQLSPPGPRGVSREETLGSASEDEQEGSVDVRPLGTLKDAALDMRTPAVKATEGLSLLGAYEDSDEEEENGAHPAPAKVKHHQSTDIDSTLANFMAEIDAITMQPAQSSEEQPTANPPAPTPPRPDPKDHQHATSEQLGAGAEFQYDTQYSLAGVGVEMGDWQEVWDENTGCYYYWNTQTNEVAWQLPHYLADQVQGLQQYADSSAVVVNGNGAAQTASVYSGQHSAVATSASATLKEGKKKEVIDSVVALTSEEEERRGVAASLLAPLIPQEVKEAEEKWRKKTLGLAEEVPEGLLNSEGECARPPASPPAGEVQAHSQGGHRSRTQSPASSEDEEVEEAEEDTMELELVLERKKAELRALEEGDGSAGGSSPCSETSQEGTRGLLLRKTKWKTAFLRAPSPDSSSRGSGKTGRETPEQPDSVDSRTSEKPGKEDPKEMDSSVEKTKLKTASTEEEELADLKFQIGELANTLTSKMEFLGINKKAITNFQLLLIQTETRIADWREGALNGNYLRRRLQEAAEHIKHYELNATPKGWSCHWDREHRRYFYVNERTAASQWDFPVEEEGVDEKGSDLKDAASPLPGTRGQGEAKPPAEPPTTQPGPPAYTSPPSMQAGLSSYWSVSQLPQPPLPPDDPPPPSDYPPPPPPPPESPPPPPPPPLSDDGEIEEVEMEDEEGEPPAPGTEEDGTRKPPMPTVVSAIKASESAASPSAPVKGTKRKASNSSHLHKAVTIGSSPILYSQATAAAAPVISAPVYWNMVATAQPVPPAETTPPPVPVPPSQPAPPLAPLSATADSMSGKAAATEKPKKIKKDKMKKSKTKMPSLVKKWQSIQRELDEEEKSSSSDEDRDQLNFKRIEEWKQQQLASGKAGKNANFEALPEDWRERLLKKRKLTHST